A genome region from Thalassotalea euphylliae includes the following:
- a CDS encoding trypsin-like serine protease: MKRFGIAAISAALMVAYPVVAKNTNPLVKPRIVGGEQAVNGDWPWMSALVFTGEELTTSLEVSGTSYDTGPFTNSPAGQASGELVDCGIGDQACSDAQDKVCLIERGEINFSVKAENCEAGGGVGVVIYNNVDGAINGTLGDDFAGGIPVVAINQEDGQALKANNLGDMATVSVSSEASLIQDSSCGATFLGGKWVLTASHCVDSASSQFVKVNVGEHDLSDGAENAIDIQTIYMHPEFDAPSLNNDIALLELVETVDAPSVTLASKVITDNAAAEASDVTVIGWGGRLGYEPGEGPTGDFPDILHQVDLQLLNNQECRTVLANSLFGEGGDPDRAGVTDVMICAAVAGGGKGSCQGDSGGPLVLNTNEGWQQLGIVSWGFGCAADGFPGVYARVAEFDDWLTAITEGIAINQTQDFHIVGTEQTFSTQVEVVNNASQTANLTYSIEGDDSFSVADGECLSLTAGERCQLTVNYTASAVGEQTARLTINSDNSEITTSETFLAGRAIAASSDIENTVGGDENITWYNGGEQAWLANSVDGGIESGAITHDQDSIVMAVVSGEGELNFEWSVSSEENADDPAEPYDALYVYINGELVEFISGEVAFEQKSYDLTGEENRITWVYNKDGSASEGDDKGYIRNISFTPTAAPAPAPAPTPTPTPAAPSSSSGGGSMAWLLPLLSLVWLRRKH; the protein is encoded by the coding sequence ATGAAAAGATTTGGGATAGCGGCAATCAGTGCGGCACTAATGGTAGCCTACCCTGTGGTAGCCAAAAACACTAATCCACTGGTAAAGCCGAGAATTGTTGGTGGTGAGCAGGCGGTGAATGGCGATTGGCCATGGATGTCGGCGTTAGTGTTTACTGGCGAAGAGCTAACAACCTCATTGGAAGTATCGGGCACAAGCTATGATACTGGCCCGTTTACCAATAGCCCAGCAGGTCAGGCAAGCGGCGAACTTGTCGATTGTGGCATTGGCGATCAAGCTTGTAGCGATGCACAAGACAAAGTTTGTTTAATTGAGCGTGGTGAAATCAACTTTTCGGTAAAAGCGGAAAACTGTGAAGCCGGCGGTGGTGTTGGTGTTGTTATTTACAACAATGTTGACGGCGCGATTAATGGCACGCTAGGCGATGACTTTGCTGGTGGTATTCCGGTCGTTGCAATTAATCAAGAAGATGGCCAAGCGCTAAAGGCAAATAACCTAGGTGATATGGCAACGGTTTCTGTATCGAGTGAAGCGAGCCTAATCCAAGACTCTTCATGTGGTGCTACATTCCTTGGTGGCAAGTGGGTATTGACGGCTTCGCACTGTGTTGATAGTGCAAGCTCACAATTTGTCAAAGTTAATGTTGGCGAACATGACCTATCCGATGGCGCAGAAAATGCTATCGATATCCAAACCATTTACATGCACCCAGAATTCGATGCACCTAGTTTAAATAATGATATTGCGTTACTAGAGTTAGTGGAAACTGTTGATGCCCCAAGTGTCACCTTGGCATCTAAAGTTATCACTGACAATGCGGCAGCAGAAGCAAGCGATGTTACTGTAATTGGTTGGGGCGGTCGTTTGGGTTATGAGCCAGGCGAAGGGCCAACAGGTGATTTCCCAGATATTTTGCATCAAGTAGACTTACAACTGCTAAATAACCAAGAATGTCGAACCGTTTTAGCCAATTCATTGTTTGGTGAAGGCGGCGACCCTGACAGAGCAGGTGTGACTGATGTCATGATTTGTGCCGCTGTTGCTGGAGGCGGCAAAGGTTCATGTCAAGGTGACAGTGGGGGCCCTCTCGTACTAAATACTAACGAAGGCTGGCAACAACTTGGTATCGTTAGCTGGGGCTTTGGCTGTGCAGCAGATGGGTTCCCAGGCGTTTATGCGCGTGTTGCTGAATTTGATGATTGGTTAACGGCAATTACAGAAGGTATTGCGATTAACCAAACCCAAGACTTCCATATTGTCGGTACTGAGCAAACTTTTAGCACGCAAGTAGAAGTGGTTAACAACGCCTCACAAACAGCGAACCTTACCTACAGCATTGAAGGCGATGATAGCTTCTCTGTTGCTGATGGTGAGTGTTTATCGCTTACCGCGGGTGAACGTTGTCAGTTAACGGTTAATTACACGGCTAGTGCCGTAGGTGAGCAAACAGCTCGTCTAACCATTAACAGTGATAATAGTGAGATTACCACCAGCGAGACTTTCTTAGCAGGTCGTGCAATTGCGGCATCAAGTGATATTGAAAACACAGTTGGCGGCGATGAAAACATCACTTGGTATAACGGTGGTGAACAGGCTTGGCTTGCCAATAGCGTTGACGGTGGCATTGAAAGCGGCGCAATTACTCATGATCAAGACAGTATCGTTATGGCTGTTGTAAGTGGTGAAGGTGAACTTAACTTTGAATGGTCGGTATCATCAGAAGAAAATGCTGACGATCCTGCCGAGCCTTACGACGCGCTTTATGTTTACATCAATGGTGAACTAGTGGAGTTTATTTCAGGTGAAGTCGCATTTGAGCAAAAATCATACGACTTAACGGGTGAAGAAAACCGTATTACTTGGGTATACAACAAAGACGGCTCTGCAAGTGAAGGCGACGATAAAGGCTATATTCGCAATATTAGCTTTACGCCGACAGCGGCACCAGCTCCTGCTCCAGCGCCGACACCAACACCGACTCCGGCAGCACCGAGTAGCTCTTCTGGTGGCGGCTCTATGGCATGGTTACTACCATTGTTATCGTTAGTGTGGTTAAGAAGAAAACACTAG
- a CDS encoding ANTAR domain-containing response regulator produces the protein MQKQQLNELNVLLIEDDKKKADILMSALDHSQYCIKHVASSGMSLLKQVEQLQPDVIIIDVESPSRDILDSLSIISHANPKPVVMFSEQEDTETINQTVKSGVSAYIAGDINPVRVRSILDTAVARFSEYQALKSELVKTKQKLSSQRVVEQAKVWLMETKSLTEKEAYHRIRKMAMDNSQKLEDVAKNILSLAQMLEKSS, from the coding sequence ATGCAAAAACAACAATTAAATGAACTAAACGTGCTCCTTATCGAAGACGATAAGAAAAAAGCCGACATTCTGATGAGTGCCTTAGATCACTCACAATACTGTATTAAACACGTCGCATCTTCGGGTATGTCATTGCTCAAGCAAGTTGAACAACTGCAACCTGATGTCATTATTATCGATGTCGAATCCCCAAGTCGCGATATTCTCGACAGCCTCAGCATTATTTCACACGCCAATCCTAAACCTGTTGTCATGTTCTCGGAACAAGAAGATACCGAAACCATTAATCAAACAGTGAAATCTGGGGTTAGTGCCTATATTGCCGGCGATATAAATCCTGTTCGTGTGCGCTCCATTTTAGATACCGCCGTCGCGCGTTTTTCAGAATACCAAGCGCTAAAAAGTGAACTGGTCAAAACCAAGCAAAAGCTTTCTAGCCAGCGAGTGGTTGAACAAGCAAAAGTTTGGCTGATGGAAACCAAAAGCCTAACTGAAAAAGAGGCTTATCATCGAATTCGCAAAATGGCGATGGATAACAGTCAGAAGCTGGAAGATGTAGCCAAAAATATTTTATCACTTGCGCAAATGTTGGAGAAATCATCATGA
- a CDS encoding CmpA/NrtA family ABC transporter substrate-binding protein: MNSTNIHNIEHNKRNISLGFMPLTDCAPLVIAHELGFFESQGLNVTLKKQYSWATMRDKLHAGVLDAAQFLAPMPIASTLGLSGPAVNVIAPMVLSQNGNGITISMALYEEIKFVHQRHHIDLPISAALLKPVIEARKKASKQTDTKLRFATVYPHSCHYYQLLTWFEQNGVNKDDVDIVIIPPASMVEALQSDDIDGFCVGGPWNAKAVRDGVGVTGATSCDIWPDMPEKVLAMKQSWQEQHPETTKALIIALQQACDWLATVANRFEAARILSRHTYLDLHLSVIAPSLIGSCLVHHQLSPRHIPSYNRFALDGNDTINKPELFHGEWLLSQMVKHQHIPAEVKLEALIDSVFRQDIYQQAFAEHDAFATPTKVTPLKSTKMVP, translated from the coding sequence ATGAACAGCACTAACATTCATAACATAGAGCATAACAAGCGCAATATCTCTCTTGGCTTTATGCCATTAACTGACTGTGCGCCCCTTGTCATTGCCCATGAGTTGGGCTTTTTTGAGTCGCAAGGGCTAAATGTTACGCTGAAAAAGCAATATTCATGGGCGACCATGCGCGATAAGTTGCATGCAGGCGTGTTAGATGCTGCGCAGTTTCTTGCACCGATGCCGATTGCCAGCACGTTAGGATTAAGTGGCCCTGCGGTGAACGTTATTGCGCCTATGGTGCTGAGCCAAAATGGCAACGGTATTACCATCTCAATGGCGCTTTATGAAGAAATAAAGTTTGTTCATCAACGTCATCATATTGATTTACCCATTAGCGCTGCTTTGTTGAAACCTGTTATTGAGGCTAGAAAGAAAGCAAGCAAGCAAACTGACACGAAATTAAGATTTGCCACCGTTTATCCGCACAGTTGTCACTATTATCAATTACTGACGTGGTTCGAGCAAAATGGTGTTAATAAGGACGATGTTGATATCGTTATTATTCCTCCTGCCTCTATGGTTGAAGCGCTCCAAAGTGACGATATTGACGGCTTTTGTGTGGGTGGTCCTTGGAATGCCAAAGCAGTACGTGATGGTGTTGGCGTTACGGGGGCAACATCTTGCGATATATGGCCGGACATGCCAGAAAAAGTACTGGCGATGAAACAGAGCTGGCAAGAGCAACACCCAGAAACCACGAAAGCGCTAATTATCGCACTGCAGCAAGCATGCGATTGGCTGGCTACAGTGGCTAATCGCTTTGAAGCGGCACGCATATTGAGCAGGCACACCTATTTAGATTTACATTTGTCGGTTATCGCGCCGTCGCTTATTGGAAGCTGCCTCGTGCATCATCAACTATCACCACGTCACATTCCGAGCTATAACCGTTTTGCCCTTGATGGCAATGATACGATCAATAAACCGGAACTCTTCCATGGTGAATGGCTGTTGAGTCAGATGGTCAAACATCAACATATTCCTGCTGAAGTTAAGCTAGAAGCACTGATTGATAGTGTATTTCGACAAGATATTTATCAGCAAGCATTTGCAGAGCACGATGCTTTTGCAACACCAACTAAGGTAACGCCACTAAAAAGCACCAAAATGGTACCTTAG
- a CDS encoding VC2046/SO_2500 family protein — protein MLVVPLAVLLAANPLIENIHLQHEHQLGESLNKCVHHERRADFSLMLAMLNDDVRQQSQFLMPKTEQSVAEITDARLRAELELPKPASLGITNSNQIAQYDQAALAEQDLMASIKLSDALNPKPISFRDNKHHLPTHVVGNTSIHCQTRSLSGSEDLAGINESTVSEPQESSPKRMQLDAKGWLKSIQHSLIKTEQPLITEQFA, from the coding sequence ATGTTAGTTGTTCCACTAGCAGTATTATTGGCAGCAAACCCTTTGATAGAAAACATCCATCTTCAACATGAGCACCAACTTGGTGAATCGCTAAATAAATGCGTTCATCATGAAAGACGTGCTGATTTTTCGTTGATGCTTGCGATGTTAAATGATGATGTTCGTCAGCAAAGCCAGTTTCTTATGCCAAAAACTGAGCAAAGTGTCGCTGAAATCACTGATGCTCGTTTACGTGCTGAACTAGAACTTCCAAAACCCGCTTCATTAGGCATAACTAACAGCAATCAAATTGCTCAATATGATCAAGCGGCACTGGCTGAGCAAGACTTAATGGCGTCCATTAAATTGAGTGATGCACTTAACCCTAAGCCAATTAGCTTTCGCGATAATAAACATCATCTACCGACACATGTTGTTGGTAATACGAGTATTCATTGCCAAACTCGCAGTCTTTCTGGTTCAGAAGATTTGGCAGGCATCAATGAAAGTACCGTTTCTGAACCACAAGAGTCATCACCTAAACGTATGCAGCTTGATGCAAAAGGTTGGTTGAAATCGATTCAACATTCCTTAATTAAAACAGAGCAGCCGTTAATTACCGAGCAATTTGCCTAG
- a CDS encoding trypsin-like serine protease produces MKIFSVILASTAILMTSSTIAKNVNPLIKPRIVGGQEATQGDWPWMSALVITNEQPLSLLIAKDGEVATQPFMFSPQGKASGEIIDCGLGEKACTNAQGKICFMERGEVPFATKVNHCETGGGIGAIIYNNAPGPILSGTLYPDFVGTIPVVAISQEDGQAFKDGLLGSQVEVSVTMIVDGAQTSFCGASFLGDKWLLTASHCVDGETTDSFKVNIGEYDLSDGAPNARSVARIYMHPEYDPIALNNDVALIELTEEANVTAVNLASKITTDNAALDHQTVTAMGWGDRTGYQPGEEHLVDIPDILHQVDLELLTNLECNTTLVNSLIGPDSDPSQGGVTDKMLCAAVAGGGKSSCQGDSGGPLVLNTNQGWQQVGIVSWGIGCAADGYPGVYARVAEFNDWIDGIYQGVAIEQHADFHVVGVNRTETALVRVSNNSGQAVNLNYSIVGDSSFTITDGECSSLAIGASCDLTVTYQPIEVDKHSARLTITTDDISVKTSSAYLSGQAIAPMPSFDNSLAAGNEVNWYSGGQKNWQQNTSNSSIESGTIEHNQSSIVMAQIEGKGELSFEWAVSSEANTENSSDPYDALYVFINGIEYNLISGEQDFAALTCTLEGDRNRVTWVYRKDQETSAGNDKAYLRNIVFTATEESGTNPVPPAPSTPSTPSTPSTPAPPTAPETESSTGSSGGGSIVWLLSLSFLLIFRRKGSIS; encoded by the coding sequence ATGAAAATCTTCTCAGTGATTTTGGCAAGCACCGCAATTTTAATGACGAGCTCTACGATTGCGAAAAACGTCAACCCGTTGATCAAACCAAGAATTGTCGGTGGCCAAGAGGCAACTCAAGGTGATTGGCCATGGATGTCGGCTTTGGTTATTACTAATGAGCAACCTTTATCGTTGCTAATTGCAAAAGACGGTGAAGTTGCAACTCAGCCATTTATGTTTAGCCCGCAAGGCAAGGCAAGTGGCGAAATTATTGATTGCGGGCTAGGCGAAAAGGCATGTACCAACGCTCAGGGTAAAATTTGTTTTATGGAACGTGGTGAGGTGCCATTTGCCACTAAAGTTAATCACTGTGAAACTGGTGGTGGCATAGGTGCAATTATTTATAACAATGCGCCTGGGCCAATATTAAGTGGTACTTTGTATCCAGATTTTGTTGGTACTATCCCTGTTGTTGCGATATCTCAAGAAGACGGTCAAGCATTTAAAGATGGTTTGTTGGGTAGTCAAGTAGAAGTGTCTGTGACAATGATAGTCGATGGTGCTCAAACATCATTTTGTGGTGCTAGCTTTTTAGGTGACAAGTGGCTGCTTACTGCATCGCATTGCGTGGATGGTGAAACAACTGACTCATTTAAAGTGAATATTGGTGAGTATGATTTGTCTGATGGAGCCCCAAATGCACGTTCTGTTGCTCGCATCTATATGCATCCTGAATATGATCCTATTGCGCTTAATAACGATGTCGCATTAATTGAGTTAACAGAAGAAGCTAACGTTACGGCGGTTAACTTGGCGTCAAAAATTACCACTGATAATGCAGCGCTAGATCATCAAACGGTGACTGCGATGGGGTGGGGTGATCGCACTGGCTATCAACCGGGGGAAGAGCACTTAGTTGATATTCCAGATATTTTACATCAAGTAGATTTAGAGCTGCTTACCAACCTTGAGTGCAATACGACGTTAGTTAATTCCTTGATTGGCCCAGATAGCGACCCTAGTCAAGGTGGAGTTACCGATAAAATGCTTTGCGCCGCGGTAGCGGGAGGTGGCAAAAGTTCATGCCAAGGCGACAGCGGTGGACCACTCGTATTAAATACAAATCAAGGGTGGCAACAAGTAGGCATTGTTAGTTGGGGGATTGGCTGCGCCGCTGATGGCTACCCGGGCGTTTATGCGCGTGTCGCGGAATTTAACGATTGGATTGATGGCATCTATCAAGGTGTTGCTATTGAACAACATGCTGATTTTCACGTTGTTGGGGTTAATCGCACAGAAACTGCTTTAGTCAGAGTGTCTAACAACAGTGGGCAGGCTGTTAATCTTAACTATTCAATTGTCGGCGATTCGAGTTTTACTATTACTGATGGTGAATGTTCGTCGCTGGCTATCGGCGCAAGTTGTGACTTAACGGTCACTTATCAGCCAATTGAAGTTGACAAGCATAGTGCAAGGTTAACAATCACAACAGACGATATTAGCGTGAAAACAAGTTCCGCTTATTTGTCAGGACAAGCGATTGCTCCTATGCCGAGCTTTGACAATAGTCTGGCAGCGGGTAATGAAGTTAATTGGTATAGCGGTGGCCAAAAAAATTGGCAGCAGAATACGAGTAATAGCAGTATTGAAAGCGGCACTATTGAGCATAATCAATCAAGCATTGTGATGGCTCAAATTGAAGGTAAGGGTGAGCTAAGTTTTGAATGGGCGGTATCTTCAGAAGCCAACACTGAGAATTCAAGCGATCCATATGATGCACTTTATGTATTCATTAATGGGATTGAGTATAACCTTATCTCTGGTGAGCAAGACTTCGCGGCATTAACGTGTACACTTGAAGGTGACAGAAACCGCGTGACTTGGGTATACCGCAAAGATCAGGAAACATCGGCAGGTAACGATAAGGCCTATTTGCGAAATATAGTGTTTACCGCAACAGAAGAGTCAGGTACTAATCCCGTTCCGCCAGCGCCTTCAACCCCAAGTACGCCGAGCACACCGTCTACACCGGCTCCGCCAACGGCACCAGAAACAGAGTCATCAACAGGCTCTTCTGGTGGAGGTTCAATCGTCTGGTTATTGTCACTTTCTTTTTTATTGATTTTTAGGCGCAAAGGCTCGATTAGTTAG
- a CDS encoding ABC transporter ATP-binding protein — protein MSILLDISKIDMVFPTPKGDFTALKEVDLKINKGEFISLIGHSGCGKSTVLNVVAGLYQATKGGVLLNNKEVTEPGPERAVVFQNHSLLPWLTAYQNVELAVKQVFKKKMAPGEMKEWIEHNLKLVHMDHAMHKRPDEISGGMKQRVGIARALAMQPEVLLMDEPFGALDALTRAHMQDSLMEIQDELNNTVIMITHDVDEAVLLSDRIVMMTNGPAATIGEILDVNLPRPRNRLALAQDVEYNRLRSAVLTFLYEKQRKVETIGQKADDSTTVKSNKENMKKHDVA, from the coding sequence ATGAGCATTTTACTTGATATCAGCAAAATCGACATGGTATTTCCAACGCCTAAAGGAGACTTTACCGCGCTAAAAGAAGTGGATTTAAAAATTAACAAAGGTGAATTTATCTCGTTAATTGGCCACTCTGGTTGCGGCAAGTCAACGGTACTAAACGTAGTGGCGGGTTTATACCAAGCCACTAAAGGTGGTGTGTTACTGAACAATAAAGAAGTGACGGAACCAGGCCCAGAGCGCGCCGTTGTGTTTCAAAACCACTCTTTATTACCTTGGCTAACGGCTTATCAAAACGTTGAACTTGCGGTTAAACAGGTGTTCAAGAAAAAAATGGCACCGGGCGAGATGAAAGAGTGGATAGAACACAATTTGAAACTCGTTCATATGGATCACGCGATGCACAAACGCCCAGATGAAATTTCTGGTGGTATGAAGCAACGTGTGGGTATCGCTCGTGCGCTGGCTATGCAACCCGAAGTACTCTTGATGGATGAACCATTTGGTGCATTGGATGCACTAACCCGTGCGCATATGCAAGATTCATTGATGGAAATACAAGACGAACTCAACAATACCGTGATCATGATCACTCATGATGTTGATGAGGCTGTGTTGCTATCAGATCGCATTGTCATGATGACCAATGGCCCTGCGGCCACAATTGGTGAAATTCTTGATGTTAACTTACCAAGACCGAGAAATCGCTTGGCACTAGCGCAAGATGTTGAATATAACCGACTTCGCTCCGCTGTATTAACTTTCCTTTATGAAAAACAACGAAAAGTCGAAACCATTGGCCAAAAGGCTGATGACTCGACAACTGTTAAATCGAACAAAGAAAACATGAAAAAACATGACGTGGCGTAA
- a CDS encoding CmpA/NrtA family ABC transporter substrate-binding protein: MGQALVAGLCLSSSVVSVSVSAEELGYPEKEELKFGFIKLTDMAPIAIAYEKGYFEDEGLYVTIEAQANWKVLLDGVIDGRLDGAHMLAGQPIAATIGYGTKAEIITPFSMDLNGNGITVSNEIWKQMKPNIPKQADGKPVHPIKADALKPVVEKYSEAGKPFNMGMVFPVSTHNYELRYWLAAGGIHPGYYAPHKGDTSGQIDAQALLSVTPPPQMPATLEAGTIYGYCVGEPWNQQAVFKGIGVPVVTDYEIWKDNPEKVFGITKAFAEKYPNTTIRLTRALIRAAKWLDENDNANRPEAVKILSQSNYVGADYDVIANSMTGTFEYEKGDKRAVPDFNVFFRYNATYPFYSDAIWYLTQMRRWGQISDDKPDSWYFDVAKKVYRPDIYMKAVQSLVDEKIMPATDFASLDGEDGFRSPQTHFIDNIVYDGTKPNEYINKFNIGLKAGDKI, encoded by the coding sequence ATGGGTCAAGCGCTTGTAGCCGGCCTTTGTCTTTCGAGCAGTGTCGTAAGCGTTAGCGTTAGTGCCGAGGAATTAGGGTATCCAGAAAAAGAAGAGCTAAAATTCGGTTTCATTAAACTTACAGATATGGCACCTATCGCCATTGCTTATGAAAAAGGCTACTTCGAAGACGAAGGTTTATACGTCACGATTGAAGCGCAAGCAAACTGGAAAGTGTTGCTTGATGGTGTGATTGATGGCCGCTTAGACGGTGCCCATATGCTAGCAGGTCAGCCAATTGCAGCAACCATTGGTTATGGAACAAAGGCTGAAATCATTACACCGTTTTCAATGGACTTAAATGGTAACGGCATCACAGTTTCTAATGAAATTTGGAAACAAATGAAACCAAACATTCCTAAGCAAGCTGACGGTAAGCCAGTTCACCCGATCAAAGCTGATGCCCTTAAGCCTGTGGTTGAAAAATACTCAGAAGCGGGTAAGCCATTTAATATGGGCATGGTATTCCCTGTGTCTACCCATAACTATGAGTTACGCTACTGGTTGGCGGCAGGTGGTATTCACCCTGGTTACTACGCACCTCATAAAGGCGACACATCAGGTCAAATTGACGCTCAAGCATTACTTTCTGTAACGCCGCCACCTCAAATGCCTGCCACGTTAGAAGCTGGCACTATCTACGGTTACTGTGTGGGTGAACCTTGGAACCAGCAAGCAGTATTCAAAGGTATTGGTGTACCTGTTGTTACTGACTACGAGATCTGGAAAGACAACCCAGAAAAAGTATTCGGTATCACCAAAGCGTTTGCTGAAAAATACCCTAATACCACTATTCGTTTAACGCGTGCACTGATTCGCGCTGCGAAATGGTTAGACGAGAACGACAACGCTAACCGCCCAGAAGCGGTAAAAATTCTATCGCAGTCAAACTACGTTGGTGCTGACTACGATGTGATTGCAAACAGCATGACAGGTACCTTTGAATACGAAAAAGGTGACAAACGCGCTGTTCCTGACTTCAACGTATTCTTCCGTTACAACGCAACATACCCATTCTATTCAGATGCAATTTGGTACTTAACACAAATGCGTCGTTGGGGCCAAATCAGTGATGATAAGCCGGATAGCTGGTACTTCGATGTAGCGAAAAAAGTATACCGTCCAGACATTTACATGAAGGCAGTTCAATCATTGGTCGATGAAAAAATTATGCCAGCAACTGATTTCGCTTCGCTTGATGGTGAAGACGGCTTCCGCAGCCCGCAAACACACTTCATCGATAACATCGTTTACGACGGTACTAAGCCAAACGAATACATCAATAAATTTAACATTGGCTTAAAAGCTGGCGACAAGATTTAG
- a CDS encoding ABC transporter permease: MATSEGQPSWATNALRWLSNHIKAIVLPIVGIGIFLIIWSFAASKIDTSLGKFPGPTAVATQVVNLYQEHNTEREKEAAFYQRQEERNAKRVAKDPNYVPKIRAYTGKETFIDQIGTSLITVMSGFAVAAAIAIPLGIAIGLSKNLNTAINPIIQIFKPVSPLAWLPLVTMVVSAVYVSPEPMFAKSFLNSMITVTLCCLWPMVINTSVGVSAINSDWNNVSRVLRLPSLVHVQKIVLPASIPAIFTGMRLSLGIAWMVLIAAEMLAQNPGLGKFVWDEFQNGSSQSLSRIMTAVFVIGFIGFLLDRGMLQLQRIVSWDKASANR; encoded by the coding sequence ATGGCTACATCAGAAGGACAGCCGAGCTGGGCAACCAATGCGTTGCGTTGGCTGTCAAATCACATCAAAGCTATTGTTTTGCCAATAGTTGGTATTGGGATTTTCCTGATAATTTGGTCGTTTGCCGCCAGTAAAATTGATACGTCGTTAGGCAAGTTCCCAGGCCCAACGGCAGTGGCGACTCAGGTGGTCAATTTATACCAAGAGCACAACACAGAACGCGAAAAAGAAGCAGCGTTTTATCAACGTCAAGAAGAGCGCAATGCCAAGCGTGTTGCTAAAGATCCGAATTATGTACCTAAAATCCGTGCATATACCGGTAAAGAAACCTTTATCGACCAAATCGGCACTAGTTTGATTACGGTGATGAGCGGTTTTGCTGTCGCGGCGGCTATCGCGATCCCACTAGGCATTGCAATTGGTCTTAGCAAAAACTTGAATACGGCAATTAACCCCATTATTCAAATTTTTAAGCCGGTATCACCGTTAGCGTGGTTGCCACTCGTGACCATGGTGGTTAGCGCGGTATATGTGTCGCCTGAGCCAATGTTTGCCAAGTCATTTCTAAACTCAATGATCACGGTAACCCTGTGTTGCTTGTGGCCAATGGTGATCAACACCTCTGTGGGTGTGTCAGCAATTAACTCTGATTGGAACAACGTTAGCCGAGTATTGCGCTTGCCCAGCCTAGTACACGTGCAAAAGATTGTACTACCAGCGTCAATTCCTGCCATTTTCACGGGTATGCGTTTATCACTGGGTATTGCTTGGATGGTGTTAATCGCGGCAGAAATGCTGGCGCAAAACCCTGGTCTTGGCAAATTTGTTTGGGATGAATTCCAAAATGGTAGCTCGCAAAGCTTAAGTCGCATTATGACCGCCGTATTTGTTATTGGCTTTATCGGCTTTTTGCTTGACCGCGGCATGTTACAACTGCAACGCATTGTCTCTTGGGACAAAGCCAGCGCAAACCGTTAA
- a CDS encoding YchJ family protein: MANIDNVNKDKACPCGSGMTFLLCCQPFLTGAKYPVNAEQLMRSRFSAYSESHAQYIFDTYTQESQQTNSVSDIEEWAKENIWLRLTVHQHNPVAQPAQVEFSAFYLHQERVYEMRECSNFIKENEQWRYHDGEIIKHEQIATIKRNDPCPCLSGKKYKKCCAR; encoded by the coding sequence TTGGCAAATATAGATAATGTAAACAAAGATAAAGCCTGCCCGTGTGGTTCGGGCATGACTTTTTTGTTGTGCTGCCAGCCTTTCCTAACTGGAGCTAAATACCCTGTCAACGCAGAGCAGTTAATGCGCTCTAGATTCTCAGCTTACTCAGAGTCCCACGCTCAATATATATTCGATACATACACACAAGAAAGCCAACAAACAAATTCCGTCTCAGACATAGAAGAATGGGCTAAAGAAAATATTTGGCTGCGTTTAACTGTTCATCAACACAATCCAGTAGCGCAACCTGCACAAGTGGAGTTTTCGGCATTTTATCTGCACCAAGAAAGAGTTTACGAAATGCGTGAGTGTTCAAACTTTATTAAAGAAAACGAGCAGTGGCGCTATCACGATGGTGAAATTATTAAGCACGAACAAATAGCAACCATTAAACGAAACGATCCTTGCCCTTGCTTAAGCGGTAAGAAGTACAAAAAGTGCTGCGCAAGATAA